Genomic window (Streptomyces cadmiisoli):
CGACGGTCTGACCGGCCGATATCCTGCGCCAGTGATGACCGCCGATGATCGCGAGTTTCCAGATGCGCTTGCCGCCGCGCTCGCTGTCCCTTTCAGCTACGACGCCGGTGGCGGGGTTGATTTCGAGCCCTTCCATCGCTTCCTGTCTGCTGACGAGACCACGGACTGGATTCAGGCATGGACCGGAAACACGGAGCTGACCGGTGACGATTTCCGGGTGTTCGGGCAGAACGGCGCCGGAGGCTACGCAGCGTTCTGGCTTGTCCGCCCTGACGAGGATATTGCCGATCAGCCCATTGTCTTCCTTGGCTCCGAGGGCGAGACCGCTGTCGTCGCACGAGACTTGGCCGACTTCCTGTGGCTGCTTGCGGGCGGCTACGGCCCCTTCGAAACGATCCCCTCTTTCACTGACACATACGAGCCTGACTGGCGTCCGCGATCCAGCCCGGAGCGTGCCGCCATCGCCGAACGCTTCGCCCCGCAAGGCCGGCGCCCGCCTGCCGACGTGATCAAACTGGCCGCCCAAGAGTTCCCTGACTTCGAGAACACGATTGACCAGCTGTGTCGCTGAGTGGCTGCCCCGCAGCACCCTAAAAATGCCAAAGGTATGCACGCACAGCCGTGCCCTACGGTGCACACAAGGGTGTATGCCGAAACCGGATGCTCGAGAATGCCCCCGCGAAGTCGCTGAACCCATCGCACACACCCCCGCATATGCCCCGAGAGGACCGGCAGGTCCACGCTCGACCCCCTCCAAGAATTCGGGAACCTGTCGGCTTCGGTCTGCGTACAAGTGCAGTCGGCCCCGAAGGTGCCGTCGACGAGTGTGCGCTGCGGGGTGGACGGCTAAGCCGGGGTGAGGGCCGGGCTCGTGCGGCCGAGCAGATCGAGGGCGGCCCGGGGACCGTGGTCGCGGCGGGCGGCGGCCACCTCGTCCAGGTCCCAGGCCATCTCGCCGACGACGGTGCGGCACGGGCCGCGGGTTTCCACCCGACCACGTACCAGCAGC
Coding sequences:
- a CDS encoding SMI1/KNR4 family protein — its product is MTADDREFPDALAAALAVPFSYDAGGGVDFEPFHRFLSADETTDWIQAWTGNTELTGDDFRVFGQNGAGGYAAFWLVRPDEDIADQPIVFLGSEGETAVVARDLADFLWLLAGGYGPFETIPSFTDTYEPDWRPRSSPERAAIAERFAPQGRRPPADVIKLAAQEFPDFENTIDQLCR